A region of the Haemophilus parainfluenzae genome:
AATAAGTAATGTTATCTTTAGCTTTTAATGCTTTATCAATCAAATATAGACTATGTGTTGTAAATATAATCTGTATATTAAAATTTCTTGAAAATTCTCTTAATAGATTTAACAATTTAAATTGTAATGATGGGTGTAGTCCAGCATCCATTTCATCTATAAGTAGTACACTTGGTTTCTTTTCCGTAACAGATGAATAATATTTGGCAGAGTATAAAGCGTTTAATATAACAAATAAATTATCTTCACCTGCGGAGATTGTGTTCGAATCAATTCCTTCTAGATCTGTTTCAAATTCCCCGCGTCTTTTTAACCCTGTAATCTCGTGTGTTGAAATATTTTTTATTGGAATACCCGTTAATTCCTTATATTTTTGGATTATCTCATTTTGATAATCCTCTGGAAGTATTTTTCGAATATTAGCATAAACATCAATTAACTCACCGATAGGAATTAAGCGAGTAAGTCCTAGATAGATTACCGGTGCTTCAGGTAATGATTCTCCAGGTGTAGCATATTTAGGCTTAAGTGAGTATCGAGATGTACTTCTTGCATTATGTCGTCTAAAGCCTAAAGCATAACCATTATTATATTGAACCCTATAGAGTTCACCTTGTTGCCCTGGAGCAGGATCGTTGTATCTATTATCGCCTTTTGTTAGGTTATTTATTTTAGGATTTATTGATTGATTTATTCTGGTAATAATGGATAAACATTCTCTTAGCTCTTCAGAGTCTGAGGTTACGCCTTGAAATGAATTGCTAATAATATGCAATATAGAACTTTTACAAGTTCCATTTGTACCAGAAATAAGATTTATTCCTGGTTTTAAATTCCAATCTTATATTTTTTAGCTTTCTATAATGCGTGATATTAAGTTCATTAATCATAGATGTCCTTATATTTTTACAATAACTCCTATGCTCCACCGCTACAACAACACCGAGTACCAAAACACCTTACCAATTACAGATACTTCGTTGAGATCGGCTATCTCGTCGTCGTACTCGTCAGTGTTATAGCTACGGATTTTTATTTGATTGTTTGGCATGTTGTAGAGCAGTTTGATCCGCAATAGCCCGCCGTGATTAATGGCGTAAATGCTGCCATCGCGAATAGTCTTATTGCCGGTATCGATACCGACGGTCGCGCCGTTTGGAATAACTGGCTCCATTGAATTGCCGTCTGCTACCACGCATACCGCATTTTCATACTGTACGCCTTGCCGTCTTAATGTGGCGCGTGAAAAGCGTAGTTTGAAGTTGTTGTAATCCATAATGTCATCAGCAAAACCATTTCCAGCGGCTAAGCGGATTTCTTGGAAAAGCGGAACTTCTACCTCGTCATCGTTTAATGGCGTATTACGATCCCACAAATCAAATGAACCTGTTTCGGCTACGTTTGATTCTATTTGAGTTTGTGCCATTTCTCCTGTGCCATTCAAGAGCCATTCCGGCGAAATTTTTAAAGCCTTGGCTATTTGCAACCCATTTCTAGGGCTTTTTGTAACTCCGTTCAAAATATTACTGATCGTTACTTGTGATGTCCCAGCTAATGCGGCTAATTCAACTTGGTTTTTACCCATTTTGTCCATTGCAAACTGCAATCTTTCAGCAAGTGTATTCATAAAACTCTCCTTAATCTCCCAATCCTATAAATAAACTTATATAAAATCAAATAAGAAATCCTTTACAATGTATAATGTATCTTATATTATGTATAAGAATTTTAATTAAAGGTGGACTATGAAGAACGAGGCAATCGAAAAAGCAATTTCAATTTGCGGTTCTCAGGTAAAGCTAAGTCAAGAATGCGGAGTTTCTCAGGTTTCCGTCAGCTTTTGGCTTAATGGTGGCGGTATTAACGCTAAGTATATCCCGCGAATCGTTAAGGCTACAAAAGGCAAGGTTACTGAAAAGCAGATTTTACATTCCTTAGCAAATTTAACTGACAACTAATTTACTCATATTGGCGCAAAAGAAAACCATAAAAAAGGACGGGAAATTATGACAATGAAAAAAACCATTATAGAGATGATCGAGAAAGTGCCAGGTGGCAAAAGTGCGGTGGCGGGATTTCTCGGATTTTCAGAGGCGGAATTAAACAATCGCCTATATCAAACAAAAGGCCAACGATTCAAAAACGAAGAACTGATCGCACTTCAGCTTGAGTATGGATGCACTGATTTTATCGATGAATTATGCCGTTTAGCAGGTGGTCGTTTTGTACCAGATGTAGCAGAGGATGAATTAGACAAGGTTGAGCTTGCCAATTTACAACTGCACGAGCTTTCCGCTCGAGGCTTGTTATTTGCTGTATTAGAAACAGCGTTAGAAGACGGTGAAATCACTTCGAAAGAAGAAGACAAAATCCTTCAAGCATTGAGTAAACATTTGGCTGCAACACAACATTCGATTGAATGTGCGATTGTGTTACACAAGAAATAAAAAAGCCACGGCGGACACCGAGGCAATTTCAGTATAGGAATTATTTCTATGGAAAATATTAATCCAAACGAAAAAACAAGTCAAACACAATCAGCACAGATTTTAAAAGCACTCAAAAACGGCGAGAGATTAACGCATTTAGACGCAGAAAAGCGCTTTAACTGCTTACGTCTTGGCGCTCGTATCTACGACCTTAAAAAACGTGGTCACAACATCATCAGCAAAATGATTACCGTGCCAAGCGGAAAACGTGTTGCTCAGTATTGGTTGGAGGCGGCATGAATAACGCTTTCATATTCCCAAATTTCGTTGTGGATGAACACTTGCGCGCTTGAGCGAAGAGGAATTAAAAGCGCTTGTAGTTTGTTACAGATTTAACACCCATCCAACAAATGAAAATTTATCAAATTTTGGATTAAGTTCAGATGTCTTGGATGACGCTTTAGAAAAGGTTGGAATTATAACGGAAGCTAAAGCAAAGTCATTAATCAAAGAAATGGCGAACGAATATGCCGACGCCATAGAAACCCTTTGGAATTGGGGTGACGGGAAAGGCGGCGGCTTGTTGGACATGATCGCTGAAGAATTAGGGTTGGTTACAGATCGAGTAAATTCACAGAAAAAAGAGGTTGGATATAAGAAAAAGACTATTTCTCATAGCTTAAGAAAGCGCGTATTCGAACGGGATAAATACCGTTGCGTATCTTGCGGAACTCACCTTGACTTAACTTGTGATCACATTTACCCGGAATCAAAAGCGGAGAAACAACGCTGGAAATCTTCAAACAATGTGCCGTTCCTGCAATTCAAGAAAGGGAACTAAGGTGGTAGAAAATGCGCTTTAGCACTTACATAAACAATCAAAAAAGCCTTGAATGGGGCTTAAATGCTAATCAAGCAGCTTTGTTTGATTTGCTTAATCAAGCTTCGTCTTGGGCGGAAGAAGTTGTTGTAGATGGTGTAGTTTATTACTGGGTATCTCGTAACAAAAGTCATTGAAGAACTACCGTTATTTTATAAGACCGGAGACACTGTTTACCGTCATTTTTCGAGCTTAACGAGAAAGGATTAATTGTTTACTTAAAACAGGGTAAGCATGGTGATAAAGATCTAATTAGACTGACTGAAAAAGGGAAATCTTGGAATGAGTTTAAGCCTGAACAAATCCGAGACAAACTCGGAAATAAATCCGAATAAACAACCCGAACTCGGAAATAAATCCGAGATAACTCGGAAACAGATCCGAGATAACTCGGAAATAAATCGACAAATAATAATACTAATTATAAAAATACTACTGATCATAATAATAAAAAACTACGCAAAAAAAATCGCTTGCCTTGCTTGCTGAATTTGGAATCGTCGGTCAGCTTGCCGAAGATTTTATTGCGCACCGCAAAGCCAAAAAGGCGTAATTAATCAAACACAGCTAAACCGTCTGCAAAAACAAGCGGACAAAGCGGGAATTTCGATTTGTGAAGCGGTGGAGATTTGCATCGAACGCAACTGGCAGGGATTTAACGCATCGTGGGATTGGCGTGATGAGAAACTGCGAACATCCCAAGCGCAAAAAAATGAGTTTGAAGAAAAAAACGCGTTGCCATGGAATCGTCCTGAAGACTGGGAGAATGTACTGTGAACCAATTAACTAATCAATCATTGCATCAAGGCGTATCACCACAAGCGGAGAAATTTATTGATACGTTGTTCGACCAGCTTTGCGCAAGTTGTCCTCAATTGCTTAATCTTACCCAGAGCGATTGCAGGTAGTAAAACGCCAGTGGATTTTAGGCTTTGCTGAAAATGGAATTACAAAAATAAACACAAGTCAAACGAGGTATGGCGGAAATGCGTGCTAAGCCAAATGGTTATTTACCAAGTGTAGGCGAATTTATTCAAGCATGCAAAGTTTCAAGACTATCACGCACTGGGTTTACCGAACGAAGCAGAATTATACCAACGTTATAAAACTTTCTTAGGCTATGCCGATTCAATCGGGATGAATTTCAATATCGTTCAAAAGTGGAATTTTGGTTGCTTAAAAATCTGTACGAAAAGTGCAAGAAAAAATCGGAAGAGGACACGTTGAAACTATTCCAAAATTACTCACAGAAGCTGCAGAAAAAGTGCGGTCGAATTTTCCTTTGAGGAAATTCCGAAGATGATTCCAGTAAAAACAAGTTTTTACGATAAAGCGAAGGCTGATAAGGCGCGCGATAGCTTGATGGCAATGATGAAAGGGCATTGCAATGACAGAACAACAATTTGATAAAGATACAT
Encoded here:
- a CDS encoding YdaS family helix-turn-helix protein; the protein is MKNEAIEKAISICGSQVKLSQECGVSQVSVSFWLNGGGINAKYIPRIVKATKGKVTEKQILHSLANLTDN
- a CDS encoding HNH endonuclease, with translation MITFTRNQKRRNNAGNLQTMCRSCNSRKGTKVVENAL
- a CDS encoding XRE family transcriptional regulator, which translates into the protein MNTLAERLQFAMDKMGKNQVELAALAGTSQVTISNILNGVTKSPRNGLQIAKALKISPEWLLNGTGEMAQTQIESNVAETGSFDLWDRNTPLNDDEVEVPLFQEIRLAAGNGFADDIMDYNNFKLRFSRATLRRQGVQYENAVCVVADGNSMEPVIPNGATVGIDTGNKTIRDGSIYAINHGGLLRIKLLYNMPNNQIKIRSYNTDEYDDEIADLNEVSVIGKVFWYSVLL
- a CDS encoding helix-turn-helix domain-containing protein, coding for MENINPNEKTSQTQSAQILKALKNGERLTHLDAEKRFNCLRLGARIYDLKKRGHNIISKMITVPSGKRVAQYWLEAA
- a CDS encoding AAA family ATPase, with product MHIISNSFQGVTSDSEELRECLSIITRINQSINPKINNLTKGDNRYNDPAPGQQGELYRVQYNNGYALGFRRHNARSTSRYSLKPKYATPGESLPEAPVIYLGLTRLIPIGELIDVYANIRKILPEDYQNEIIQKYKELTGIPIKNISTHEITGLKRRGEFETDLEGIDSNTISAGEDNLFVILNALYSAKYYSSVTEKKPSVLLIDEMDAGLHPSLQFKLLNLLREFSRNFNIQIIFTTHSLYLIDKALKAKDNITYLMKSANHSVSIMPNPDIFKIEMHLNSETRQNLYKDKKLPIFSEDNEARVMINLIFDILSEKDQQFASIRHYFHLVQMNSGCENLKTLFKDEVLTANTLKAICILDGDSRTHELKHNIISLPGQVSPEKLIFQHLSELLSKEIYNEFWCNEYIQQEGYSF
- a CDS encoding YmfL family putative regulatory protein, translating into MTMKKTIIEMIEKVPGGKSAVAGFLGFSEAELNNRLYQTKGQRFKNEELIALQLEYGCTDFIDELCRLAGGRFVPDVAEDELDKVELANLQLHELSARGLLFAVLETALEDGEITSKEEDKILQALSKHLAATQHSIECAIVLHKK